The window CGCCGTCACGCCCGGCGAATTCACCTCCGCGCGCAACGCGCGGGCCGCCGAGGTCACCGGTCCGTTGGCCGCTCGGATCAAGGCACTGCGCAAGCCGACGGTCGCCGCGTGGGCGGTGAACCTCCTCGTGCGCGACGGTCAGCTGGGGCAGGCGGTCGAGCTCTCGCAGGCGCTGCGCGAGGCGCAGGACGACCTCGACGCCGCCGAGCTCGCCCGGCTCGGGAAGCAGCGGCGGGCGCTCGTGGCCGGGCTCGCCCGGCGCGCGGCCGCGCTCGCCGCAGACGAGGGGACGACCCTCAGCGCGGCGGCGCGCGACGAGGTGGAGAAGACGGTGAACGCGGCGGTGGTGGATGCTGCCGCGGCCGCCGTCGTGCTGACGGGGCGGCTCGTCCGCACCCTGGAGGCGAACGGGTTCGGCGGGTCGCCGCCGCCCGACGACCTCGTCGCAGGATCGGTGCCGGGGCTCGCACCGGCGGCTCCGGCGCGCTCGCGCGACGACCTCGCCGAGCGTCGGAGGCGCAAGGCCGCCGAGGCGGCCGCACGGGAGGCGCAGCGTGCCGCGGCTGACGCCGGCCGCGAGCTCGCGCGCGCGGAGGAGCGCCGGGCGAAGCGGCGGGAGCGCGCCGACCGCCTGCACGAGCGCGTGGAGGACCTGCGCGGCGAACTGGCGAGGATGACGGCGGACGCGGAGGCCGCCGACGAGGAGGTCGCCCGACTCGACGAGGAGCACGCCCGGCTTCTCGAGCGGTCGAAGAAGGCGGAGAAGGAGGCCGAGCGGGCGGCAGCCGCCGTACCCGCTGCCGACTGAACAGGTGTCCGGCCCTCGCGCCCTCGATAGTGTGTGCCCATGGCGCTCCTCGACGCGGGATTCTTCCTCCTCCCGCTGCTCGCGGTGCTCGCCCCGCTCGCCGCCCGGGGTCTCGGGCGATGGGTTCGCGTACCGATCGTCGTGTTCGAGCTGGCTCTCGGCATCATCGTCGGCCCGAGCGTGCTCGGGTGGATCGCGCCGTCCGACATCGTCGGCATCTTCGCGGCGTTCGGGCTCGCCATGCTCTTCTTCATGGCCGGGAACGAGATCGACTTCGCGGCCATCCGTGGGCGGTCGGGGGCGCGGGCCGGAGCCGGGTGGGTGGTGAGCCTGGTGGCGGGACTCGGCGTCGGATGGCTCGTCGCGCCCGGCGAACCCGCCGTCTTCATCGGCATCGCGCTGGCCTCGACCGCGCTCGGCGCGCTCATGCCGATCCTCCGCGATGCCGGTGAGCTCGGCACACCCTGGGGGCGTGCGGTCACCGCGGTGGGGGCGGTGGGCGAATTCGGGCCGCTCCTGGCGATCTCGCTCTTCCTCGGCACCCGCGACTTCGGCACCGCGTCGATCGTCCTGGGCGTGTTCGTCGTCGTGGCGGCGGGAGCCGTCTTCCTCGCCGCGCGCTTCGAGCACGGACGCATCCACCGGCTCGTCAACGCCACTCTGCACACGTCGGGACAGATGGCTGTGCGGATCGTCTTCCTCATCGTCGGGGCTCTCGTCGCGCTGAGCATCTGGCTCCAGCTGGACATGCTGCTCGGCGCCTTCGTCGCCGGTGTGCTGTGGAAGCTCGTCATGCGCAACGCGCGGCCGCCGCTGCGCGAGGCGGTGGAGAGCAAGGTCGAGGCCGTGGCATTCGGCTTCCTCGTGCCGGTCTTCTTCCTCTACACCGGCATCACGTTCGACCTGCAGGCGATGGTGTCCTCGCCGCGCACGATCGCCCTGGTTCCGCTGTTCCTCGTCGTCCTGCTCGTGGTGCGCGGCATTCCCGCCTCGTTCGCCGCTCCCGCCGGCTCCTCTCGCCGCGATCGGGCCGCGCTCGGGTTGCTCGGGGCGACCGCCCTCCCGATCGTCGTCGCGGTGACGGGCATCGGCGTGGCCGACGGCACCCTGGACTCGGGGACGGCCGCGGCCCTCGTGGGAGCCGCGATGCTGTCGGTGCTGCTGTACCCCTTCCTCGGGATGGCGGTCCGCGGAGACCGGTCGGTCGTGACGAAGCCCGCCTTCGATCCCGTCGTGCTCGACACGCGCCCCGCCACGCGCACCCGCCGCGCCGACGACGGGGCGGGCGACCGGTGATCGCCGACATCCTCGAGACCGCGCGACGCCGCCTCGGCGGTGCGCCGAAGGAGGCGCTGGGTGAACTGCGCGCTCCGCGCCCCATCCTCGGCATCGCCCGTGCCCCGCGGATCGTGCCGGTGGGGGAGGCGTGGCACCTGGGCGTGCTGCTGCTCGCCGACGAGCAGCTGGCCGCGACGGGTCGGATCGTGCGCGCCCGCGAGGAGGCTCGGCGCGGCTACACGGCCGAGTCGCAACGCGAGCGCGCGGCGCTGGCCGCCGCGGCGTTCCGCGGTGGTTTCGGCGAGGGGAGCACCGTTCACGTCGACTGGCACCTCATCGACGTCGACGCCCTGGACGCTGCGAGCTCGCCCGTCGCTCTCGTCGACGGGCAGCCGATGGTGCGGTGGAGCGCGACCGGCGGCCTGATGCCGCTCGAGCGCTACCTCGACGAACGCATCGGGCTGCTGCAGCATCCGCCCGAGCGCGCCTGAGGCCTACTCGACGACCCGGGTCTCGTCAACGGCCTCCCCCCGGACGGGGCCGTTCCGATCCCTCGGCTATCTTTAGCCACGTGCAGCAGGTATGGCCGGGATCCAGTTATCCCCTTGGAGCGACCTTTGACGGCAACGGGACGAATTTCGCCCTGTTCAGTGAAGGGGCGGAACGCGTCGAGCTCTGCCTCTTCGGCGAGCGGGGGCATGAGACCCGCATCGAGCTCGTGGACGTGGATGCCTACGTCTGGCATGCCTACCTGCCGAACGTGCAGCCCGGTCAGCACTACGGCTACCGCGTGCACGGCCCCTACGACCCGGCGAACGGTCAGCGGTTCAACCCGAACAAGCTGCTGCTCGACCCCTACGCCAAGGCCGTCGACGGCGACATCCGCTGGGGACAGTCGGTCTTCTCGTACAACTTCGGCGATCCCGACTCGCGCAACGACGAGGATTCGGCCGCCGACATGATGAAGGGCGTCGTCATCAACCCGTTCTTCGACTGGTCGGGCGACCGCCAGCCGAAGACGCCGTACGCCGAGTCGTTCATCTACGAGGCGCACGTGAAGGGCCTCACCCAGCTCTACGACCTCGTGCCCGAGGAACTCCGCGGCACCTACAGCGGCATCGCGCACCCCGCCGTGATCGACCACCTCACCAAGCTCGGCGTCACGGCCATCGAGCTCATGCCGGTGCACCAGTTCGTCAACGACTCGACCCTTCAGGAGAAGGGACTGTCGAACTACTGGGGGTACAACACCATCGCGTTCTTCGCGCCGCAGAACAGCTACGCCTCCGCTGGCCACCACGGCCAGCAGGTGCAGGAGTTCAAGGGCATGGTGCGCGCCCTCCACGAGGCGAACATCGAGGTCATCCTCGACGTGGTCTACAACCACACCGCCGAGGGCAACCACATGGGCCCGACGCTCTCGATGCGCGGCATCGACAACGAGGCCTACTACCGTCTCGAAGACGACGACAAGCGCTACTACACCGACTACACCGGCACCGGCAACAGCATGAACGTGGGCAACCCCCACACGCTGCAGCTGATCATGGACTCCCTGCGCTACTGGGTGCTCGACATGCACGTCGACGGTTTCCGCTTCGACCTGGCCTCGACCCTGGCCCGCGAGTTCTACGAGGTCGACCGGCTGTCGGCCTTCTTCGAGCTCGTGCAGCAGGATCCGGTGGTCTCGCAGGTCAAGCTCATCGCCGAGCCCTGGGACATCGGTCCCGGCGGCTACCAGGTGGGCAACTTCCCCCCGCAGTGGACGGAGTGGAACGGCAAGTACCGCGACACCGTGCGCGACTTCTGGCGCGGCGAGCCCCAGGCGCTCGGAGAGTTCGCTTCGCGCCTGATCGGCTCGGCCGACCTCTACGAGCACTCCGGCCGCCGGCCGGTCGCATCCATCAACTTCGTCACGGCGCACGACGGCTTCACGATCCGCGACCTCGTGTCGTACAACGAGAAGCACAACGAGGCCAACGGCGAGGACAACAACGACGGCGAATCGCACAACCGCTCGAACAACCTCGGCGTCGAAGGCGAGACCGATGACCCCGAGATCTTGAAGATGCGGGCCCGTCAGCAGCGCAACTTCATCGCCACGCTCATGCTCTCGCAGGGTGTGCCGATGCTGCTGCACGGCGACGAGCTCGGTCGCACGCAGGGCGGCAACAACAACGGCTACGCGCAGGACAACGAGATCACGTGGGTCGACTGGTCCACCGCCGATCACCCGCTCATCGAGTTCACCGCCGCCCTCGCGCGCCTGCGCAAGGAGCACCCGATCTTCCGCCGCAGCCGCTTCTTCGACGGCCGCCCCGTGAAGATGGAGGAGGGCGCTCCCGTTCCCGACGTGGTGTGGCTGCGACCCGACGGCTCGGTCATGGAGCCCGACGACTGGGACTCCGGCTTCGGCCGGGCGATCGGGGTGTTCCTCAACGGCCGCGGCATCCGCGAGCGCGACCGTCGCGGCGAGCAGATCACCGACCAGCACTTCATCGTGCTCTTCAACGCCGGTGACGAGTCCGTCGACTTCCAGATCCCCGATGTGAAGTACAGCCCCGAATGGGACGTGATGGTCGACACCGCGGGTGAGCGGGCGAACACCGAGCCGATCGAGCCCGGGTCGATCCTGCCGGTCGCCGCGAAGTCGATCATGGTGCTGTGCGAGCACGATCTGCCCGACCCCGAGGTCGATCACTCGGTGGCGGCATCGCTCACGGCCAACGCCGCGAGCTCGGGCCCCGACGATCTGCCCGGCAAAGCGCCGAAGCCGGAGCTCTGACCGGTGGCCGCGCATCCGCTGTCGACCTACCGTCTGCAGATCCGCAAGGGCTTCGATCTGGATGCTGCGGCCGCCGTCACCGGCTACCTCCGCGATCTGGGGGTGTCGTGGGCGTACCTGTCGCCGATCCTGACGGCGACGCCGGGCTCCGACCACGGCTACGACGTCGTCGACGTCACCCGGATCGATCCCGACCGCGGGGGCGCTGAGGGGCTCGATCGCTTCGCCGCCGCCGCCCGTGCCGACGGACTCGGCATCCTCATCGACATCGTGCCCAACCACATGGGGGTCGCCGAACCGCGAGAGAACCCGTGGTGGTGGGACGTGCTGCGGCAGGGTCGGGCCTCCGCCCGCGCCGACGCGTTCGACATCGACTGGGAGTTCGGCGGGGGGCGGGTGCGCGTACCCGTCCTCGGCTCGTCGCTCGATGAGGTGACCGCGGCGGGCGAGCTGAGCGTCGACCTCGAGCCCGCGCCCGACGCGCCCGACGGGGTGCTCCGCTACTTCGATCACGTGTTCCCGCTGGCGCCGGGTTCGGTGACCGACGTCGAGCGCGCCTCGGGCGACGTCGACGCGCGCACCGTGCACGACCGCCAGCACTACGAGCTGCGCTTCTGGAAGGACGAAGCGGCCGAGCTCAACTACCGCCGCTTCTTCGCCGTGACCACGCTCGCCGGTGTGCGGGTCGAGATCCCGGAGGTGTTCGCCGACGCCCATGCCGAGATCCTGCGATGGATCTCCGAGGGACTGGCCGACGGTCTGCGCGTGGACCATCCCGACGGCCTGCTCGATCCGGGCGGCTACCTCGAGCAGCTCGGCGCGGCATTGCGTGCCACCGGCCGGGGATCGTACGTGCTGATCGAGAAGATCCTCGAGCACGGCGAGCTGCTCCCGTCGTGGTGGGAGACAGACGGTACGACCGGGTACGACGCTCTGGCCGAGTTCGGCCGGGTGCTCGTCGACCCGGACGGCGAGGCGCCCCTCGACGCCCTCGACGTGCGGCTGCGCACCGAGACCGGAACGCTCCCCGCACAGGAGTGGCACGACCTCATCCACGACACCAAGCGCATGATCGCCGAGACGATCCAGATCGCCGAGATCCGTCGTCTCGTCCGAGGCCTCAGCCCGGCCGCGCCCGACGTCGTCGAGGATTTCACCGACGAGGTGCTGCACGACGCGCTCGCCGAGCTTCTCGTCTGCTTCCCGGTCTACCGTTCCTACCTGCCCGCCGGACGCGACGAGCTCGATCGTGCGGCGGTGGAAGCATCCGACCGTCGTCCGGAGCTCTTCGACGCGATCGCCGCGCTCGTGCCGGTGCTCGCCGACCCCGCGCACGAGGTGGCGCGACGGTTCCAGCAGACCACGGGGCCCGTGATGGCCAAGGGCGTGGAAGACACGGCCTTCTACCGGTACAACAGGCTCGGCGCCCTCACCGAGGTCGGCGGGGATCCGTCGGAGTTCGCCCTTCCCGTCGCCGGGTTCCACGCCGCGCAGGCATCACGCCAGGCCTCGTGGCCCCGCGCCATGACCGCGCTGTCGACGCACGACACGAAGCGCGGCGAGGACGTGCGCGCCCGCCTCACCGTGCTCGCCGAGGTGCCCGACCGCTGGGAGGCGGCGCTCGAGGAGTTCCGCGGCATCGCCTCGACCGGTCACGGCCCCTTCGACACCCTGCTGTGGCAGGCGATCGTCGGGGCGTGGCCCACGGCCTCGGCGCCGCTCCCCGAGGACTTCGCCGACCGCCTTCACGCCTACGCCGAGAAGGCGGCGCGCGAAGCGGCCGACGCCACCGGGTGGTGGGAGCCTAACGACGCGTTCGAGAAGCGCATGCACGCGCTCGTCGACTCCGCCACCGGCGACGCCGCCGCGAGCGTAGCGGCCTTCGTCGCAGAGATCGAGCCGTTCGGGTGGACCAACTCGCTGTCGCAGAAGCTGCTGCAGCTGGCCGGCCCCGGGGTACCCGACGTCTACCAGGGATCGGAGTCGTGGGAGCAGTCGCTCGTCGACCCCGACAACCGTCGTCCGGTGGACTTCGTCGCGCGCGCGGCGACGCTCACCGCCATCGACGCCGGGTTCGCCCGGGGGGACCTCCCCGCGGTCGACGCCACGGGCGACGCCAAGGTGCTCGTGACCTCGCGCGCCCTGCGCACACGGCGCGACCGCCCCGAACTGTTCTCGGGGTACGTGCCGGTCACCGTGGTCGGCGAGGGCGCGGCGCACGCGATCGCCTTCGACCGCGGCGGTGCGCTCGCCATCGCGACGCGCCTGCCCGTCGGCCTCGACGCGCGCGGCGGGTGGGGCGATACGGTGCTGCTTCGTCGCCCCGGCACCTCCGTCGACGTCTTCACCGGACGGCGGTACGAGGGATCGGAGATCCTCGTCGCCGAGCTCCTCTCGACCTATCCCGTTGCCCTGCTCGTCTCGGAGGAAGAATCATGACGATCGACGTCTGGGCGCCGAAGGCGCGACGCGTCCGACTGCGCCGGCCCGGTCAGGAGTCCGATCTCGACCTCGCCGTCCGTGACGGCGGCTGGTGGAGCGCCGACATCGCGCTGGCCGACGGCGAGGAGTACGGGTTCGTGCTCGACGAGTCCGACGACCTGCGGCCCGACCCCCGATCGCGTCGTCAGCCGCGCGGGGTCCACGACGCCTCCGCCTTCTTCGACCCGTCGGCGCACGAGTGGCAGGACTCCGCGTGGACCGGCCGTCCGCTCGCGGGTGGCGTGATCTACGAACTCCACCTGGGGACCTTCACCTCGGAGGGAACGCTGGATGCTGCGGTCGGCAAGCTCGACCACCTCGTCGACCTCGGCGTCACCCACATCGAGCTGCTGCCGGTGAACGGCTTCAACGGCGTGTGGAACTGGGGCTACGACGGGGTGCTCTGGTACACGGTGCACGAGGCCTACGGTGGACCCGCCGCCTACCAGCGGTTCGTCGACGCCGCTCACGCAGCCGGTCTCGCCGTGATCCAGGACGTCGTCTACAACCACCTGGGTCCGAGCGGCAACTACCTCCCCGAGTACGGTCCCTACCTCCGCGAAGGCAGCCGGAACACCTGGGGCGACTCGGTGAACCTCGATGAGGACGCCGTGCGCGACTACATCGTCGACAACGCCCTGATGTGGCTGCGCGACTACCACGTCGACGGTCTGCGCCTCGATGCCGTGCATGCCCTTCACGACGAGCGCCCCGTGCACATCCTGCAGGAGCTGGCCGAAGCATCCGACGCCCTCTCGGCCCACCTCCAGCGCCCGCTGACCCTGATCGCGGAGTCGGATCTCAACGACCCGACGCTGATCCTCCCGCGCGAAGCGGGCGGCTACGGACTCACCGCGCAGTGGTCCGACGACTGGCACCATGCCGTGCACGTCGCCGTGAGCGGCGAGACGGTCGGCTACTACGAGGACTTCGCCGATCTCGGCGCGTTCGGCAAGGTCACGACCGAGGGGTTCTTCCACAACGGCACCTTCTCGTCGTTCCGCGGGGAGGACCACGGGTTCCCCATCCCCGACGCGGTGCCGACGTGGCGCCTGGTGACGTTCGCTCAGGACCACGATCAGATCGGCAACCGCGCAGCCGGCGACCGGCTCTCGCAGACGCTGTCGTACGGGCGCCTCGCGGTCACCGCCGTGCTCACGCTCACCGCCCCCGGCACGCCGATGCTGTTCATGGGCGAGGAGTGGGGTGCCACCACGCCGTGGCAGTTCTTCACCTCGCACCCCGAGCTCGAGCTCGGCGAGGCGACCGCCAAGGGGCGCATCGAGGAGTTCGCGAAGATGGGGTGGGACCCGGCGACGGTTCCCGACCCGCAGGACCCCGCGACCTTCGAGCGGTCCAAGCTCGACTGGAACGAAGCGCTCGACGGCGATCACGCCCGCCTGCTGCAGCTCTACCGCGATCTCGCGCACCTGCGTCGCGAATTGCCGGAGCTCACCGATCCGACCTTCGCCGACCGGGCGGCCGGAGCGACCGAGGCGCCGGGCGGCCGCGTGTACGGACTGTGGTCGGGGGCGGTCGCGGTGCTCGCCAACCTCTCGGCCGAGCCCGCGGTCTTCGACGTCGATTCCGACGTCGTCGTCCTGCTCGCCACGGACGCCGGGGTGTCGCTCGAGGGTGGGCGCGTCACGCTCCCGTCCGAGACGGCGGTGATCGTCGGACCCGCCCTCTGAGGCGTAACGCGGAGGAAACGCGCAGCGGGTACGGTGAGCGCGACGCTCATGAAAGCAGAGCACCCGTCCGGGTGCGGAAAGCGTGAAGCGGCTGCCTGACCCGGCCGCCGATCGGCGGCCTCCGACAGAGGAGTTGCCATGACCTTCCACGTTCCACTCGTCGACATCGCGCCGTACGTCGGCGACGGTTCCCCCGAGGCCCGAGCTGAGGTGGCGCGTCGTATCGACGACGCGTGCCGCACGGTCGGATTCATCCAGATCACCGGCCACGGCATCCCCGAGGTTGTGATCGATGGGTTGACCGGGGCGATCGACGCGTTCTTCGCGCTCGACCTCGAGGAGAAGAAGCGCTACCGCACGCCACCGCAGATCAATCGCGGCTACAGCCCGCCGAAGTCCGAATCGCTCAGCCTCTCGCTGGGAGTCGAGTCGGCCAACCGCATGAACGACTTCTTCGAGGCGTTCAACGTCGGCGCCACGCAGGCGACTTACCCCGACTCGCCCGGCCTCCCGCAGCCCGACTACGCCGACAATGTCTGGCCCGACGTCGATGGCTTCGAGGCGGGGGTGTCGGCGTACTTCGCCGAAGCCGCGCGCGTCGCGCGGGTGATGACGCGCATCTTCGCCGATGCGCTGGATCTGCCCGCCGACTTCTTCGCGGAGCGCACGGGGCACTCCCTCGACGTGATGCGCATGAACAACTACGCGCTGCCGCCCGGCACCGACGTGACGTTGGACGGCGACCTCGTCGGGATGGGCGAGCACACCGACTACGGGATCGTGACGATCCTGTGGGCGGATCGCGTGCGCGGACTGCAGGTGCTCGGATCGGACGGGTCCTGGAACGACGTGGCGCCGGCGGACGGTGCGCTCCTCATCAACCTGGGCGATGTGACGGCCCGCTGGACGAACGAGCGGTGGATGTCGACGCTGCACCGGGTGAAGCCGCCCGTGATCGACGGCACGATCGAGCGGCGCCGATCGGTGGCGTTCTTCCACGACGGCGACGTGGACGCGCTGATCGAGACGCTTCCGTCGTGCGTCGACGCGCAGCATCCCGACCTGTACGAACCCGTCACCGTGGGAGACCACATCGCCGCGAAGCTCGCCGGTTCGCGGGCGGGTGTGAGCAACGCCGCCGCGGAGCGCGAATCGGCGCGCGTCCTCGCCAGCCGGCGCTGAGACGAGGTCGGCGGACTGTCAAGCTGTTGCCGGAGATCGCTAGATTATCTAGTGTTCTTGCATGAGCACAGTGACAGCCCGCCGCTCCTCGGACCTCCTCCGCCAGATCGTCGTGTTGTCGGCGGTGACCTTCATGCTCATCGCCGCCATGGTCGGCGTGGGTCTGTTCGGCGGCACCGCCGTGCAGGACCTTCAGGGCGGAGCGCTCGATTCGGATGCGTCGTACCTGGCTCCGGCGTCGAGCGCGTTCTCGATCTGGTCGGTCATCTACATCGGTCTGATCGCCTATGCGATCTGGCAGGCGCTGCCCGGCCAGCGGACGAACGACCGCCAGCGCGCCCTGGGGTGGCTCGTGGCCGTCACCGCGGTGCTGAACGGCGTCTGGCTCGTCGTCGCCCAGTATGCGACGCTGCCACTGACCGTCGTCGCGATCGTCGCGCTCCTGGTGGCACTGGCCATCACCTTCCGGCGGGCGGTGTCGACCCGCAGCCGTGGCGACGGAGCGATCGACGCCATCCTCCTCGACGGAGTCACCGGACTGCACCTCGGTTGGGTGACGGTGGCGACCGTCGCGAACACCGCGGCGCTGCTCACCCAGTCCGGGCCGGAGTCGTGGGCGTCGGCCGCCGATGTTCTCGGCGTCGTCGTGCTGATCGTCGTCGGGGCGATCGGGCTCGGCATCGCCTTCGCGAGCACGTGGCGTGTGACGCCGTCCCTGGCGATCGGCTGGGGAGTGTTCTGGCTCGGCATCGGCCGCCTGGGGGGTGAGCCGTCCAGCACCGTCATCGGGGTGACGGCGATGGTCGTCGCGGCGCTCGTCGTGGTCGTCCCGATCATCGTCGCCGGTCTGCGTCTGATCCGCCCGTCGACCGATTGAGCCGGGTCAGGCGGCGAAGCGCTCGGCGAACGCCTCGAGAAGGCGCGGCGGTTCCGTGACGGATGCCCGCAGCACGCGCGCCGCGATGACGTCGTAGTCCTTCGCGGGGAAGTAGCCGCCGTCGCGGTAGACGGCCATCCGCTCGGTGAACGCGCGAGGGGTGGACTCCGGGTGGAACTGCGTCGCGTAGAGGCGCTCGCCCACGCGGTAGGCCTGCACCGGGCACCCGTCGTTCGTCGCCAGCAGCACGGCACCCGGGGGTACGGCGGCGGCCCCCTCCTTGTGCGCGGTGAGGGCGGCGAACCGCAGGGCCAGGTCGCCCAGCAGCGCGTCGGCGCGGCCGTCGGCGGTCAGTTCGATCGTGGTGGCGCCGGTGGGCTCCGGGTGTTCGCGGGTCACCTCGCCGCCGAGCAGACGCGTGACGACACCGATGCCGTAGCAGGTGAACAGCGCCGCCGTGCGCGAATCGGCGGCCGCGGCGGCGATCTTCTCGAGGTCGGATTCGAGCCGGAGCTGCGCCTCGGACTTCGACGACGCGGGGTCGGTGACGTTGAACGGGC is drawn from Microbacterium hatanonis and contains these coding sequences:
- a CDS encoding glutamine amidotransferase-related protein, which produces MPAPLLYVSARPQRDAADAEYASFLSGMRVGPESLARHDLVREALPADAFERYSGFVVGGSPFNVTDPASSKSEAQLRLESDLEKIAAAAADSRTAALFTCYGIGVVTRLLGGEVTREHPEPTGATTIELTADGRADALLGDLALRFAALTAHKEGAAAVPPGAVLLATNDGCPVQAYRVGERLYATQFHPESTPRAFTERMAVYRDGGYFPAKDYDVIAARVLRASVTEPPRLLEAFAERFAA